From the genome of Ignavibacteriales bacterium, one region includes:
- a CDS encoding S9 family peptidase produces MKVISNRIIVKIIFFLTLFTLLTSAQEKKKLTIEWRYSPEAAMMTRLPNVQWLNNGLAMMFDFKKPAEERTIELFDPATSVSKPALDMKKAITSLKIFLGEKTPPMLQMPNILDKNGEKGFYIFGGDVFLLNMKDATFERVTNTKEDEENVNFSPDGEKLAYVRTNNIYFYDIKNKNEKAVTSDGSETILNGTLSWVYWEEVFGRADVAYWWSNDSKAIAYLQTDESPVSLMYYSDFKPAVPNVIKQRYPKTGGTNPIVKVGVSEIETSKTTWLDFSNNPYEYIIRVNWLPDSKQVAVQTMNRMQDELDLYFADRWTGKLKPILKETDPCWVNVSDDLHFIKKGKEFFWASERSGYAHLYRYSNDGKLINQVTKGEWAVAASGGAAYWVRKSISAVDEKNEILYFTAQEKAATEKHLYRINFDGTGMKRLSQEEGTHAINFSPDAKYYFDSYSNIKTPPVLSLYKNDGKFLKQIGTYDVDKLASLDLQRPVQFTIPAHDGFPLPAEILKPKDFDPNKKYPLIIYVYGGPSAPQVLNKWRGSLFYDQVLVDNGFLVAFIDPRNATAISKKLENLLMKNLGGEVELKDLVDGVKWFKNQSYIDSSRIGVWGWSGGGTFTLNAMTHSKEFKAGIAVAAVTDWHYYDSKFGESVMKTEAVNPEGYEKTSLVKSAKNLSGRLMLVHGTYDDNVHIQNAYAFMDELIKANIMFDLMIYPMRQHGINDRPAQIHLYNKMLEFWKKNL; encoded by the coding sequence ATGAAAGTAATCAGCAATAGAATAATAGTAAAAATAATTTTTTTCTTAACTCTTTTTACTCTTCTTACTTCAGCGCAGGAAAAGAAAAAACTTACAATTGAGTGGAGATATAGTCCGGAAGCTGCGATGATGACCCGCCTGCCGAATGTTCAGTGGCTGAATAACGGTTTGGCAATGATGTTCGATTTTAAAAAACCAGCCGAAGAAAGAACCATCGAATTATTTGATCCTGCTACTTCGGTTTCTAAACCGGCTTTGGATATGAAAAAAGCAATCACGAGTTTAAAAATATTTCTTGGTGAAAAAACTCCCCCTATGCTTCAAATGCCTAACATATTAGATAAAAACGGGGAGAAAGGGTTTTACATATTCGGCGGTGATGTTTTCCTTCTTAATATGAAAGATGCAACATTCGAACGGGTCACAAATACAAAAGAGGATGAAGAGAATGTTAATTTTTCTCCCGACGGAGAAAAGCTTGCTTACGTCCGTACAAATAATATTTATTTCTATGACATCAAGAATAAAAATGAAAAAGCTGTTACCAGCGACGGTTCAGAAACTATCTTGAACGGAACACTTTCATGGGTTTATTGGGAGGAAGTTTTCGGTCGTGCCGATGTTGCTTATTGGTGGTCCAACGATTCCAAAGCAATTGCATACTTACAAACCGATGAGTCGCCTGTAAGTTTGATGTATTACTCGGATTTTAAACCCGCAGTACCAAATGTTATTAAACAGCGTTATCCTAAAACCGGCGGTACAAATCCGATTGTTAAAGTTGGTGTTTCGGAAATTGAAACTTCAAAAACTACCTGGTTGGATTTTTCAAATAATCCGTACGAATATATTATACGTGTAAATTGGCTGCCTGACAGTAAACAAGTTGCAGTTCAAACAATGAACAGAATGCAGGATGAGCTTGATCTATATTTTGCAGACCGTTGGACTGGAAAGTTAAAACCGATTCTAAAAGAGACGGATCCATGCTGGGTTAATGTTTCCGATGATCTTCATTTCATCAAGAAGGGAAAAGAATTTTTCTGGGCATCGGAAAGAAGCGGTTACGCTCATTTGTACCGATACTCAAATGATGGTAAGTTGATCAATCAGGTTACAAAAGGAGAGTGGGCAGTAGCGGCAAGCGGAGGTGCTGCTTATTGGGTTAGAAAATCGATCAGTGCGGTTGATGAGAAAAATGAAATCTTATACTTCACCGCGCAGGAAAAAGCAGCAACGGAAAAACATCTTTATAGAATTAACTTCGATGGAACCGGAATGAAACGTCTTTCCCAGGAAGAAGGAACTCATGCCATTAATTTCAGTCCCGATGCAAAATACTATTTTGATTCTTACTCGAATATTAAAACTCCGCCGGTTCTTTCACTTTACAAAAATGATGGTAAATTTTTAAAACAGATCGGAACTTACGATGTTGATAAACTTGCGTCACTCGATTTGCAAAGACCAGTGCAATTTACAATCCCGGCTCACGATGGTTTTCCTTTACCCGCCGAGATTTTGAAACCGAAGGATTTTGATCCAAACAAAAAATATCCTCTCATTATTTACGTTTACGGAGGACCTTCTGCACCGCAAGTTTTGAATAAATGGCGCGGTTCACTTTTTTACGATCAAGTTTTAGTAGATAATGGTTTTCTTGTTGCATTCATTGACCCGCGTAACGCAACAGCAATAAGTAAAAAACTTGAAAATTTGTTAATGAAGAATTTGGGAGGCGAAGTAGAGCTCAAAGATCTTGTTGATGGTGTGAAATGGTTTAAAAATCAGTCATACATTGATTCATCGCGTATTGGAGTTTGGGGTTGGAGTGGCGGCGGAACATTTACACTTAACGCAATGACTCATTCAAAAGAATTTAAGGCAGGGATTGCGGTTGCAGCAGTAACCGATTGGCATTATTATGATTCGAAATTCGGCGAAAGCGTAATGAAAACCGAAGCAGTTAATCCGGAAGGATATGAAAAAACTTCATTGGTAAAGAGCGCTAAAAATCTTTCTGGAAGATTGATGCTTGTACACGGAACATACGACGACAACGTTCACATTCAAAATGCGTACGCTTTTATGGATGAACTAATCAAAGCCAATATCATGTTCGATTTGATGATCTACCCGATGCGGCAGCACGGGATAAATGATCGCCCCGCACAGATACACCTCTACAATAAAATGTTAGAGTTCTGGAAAAAGAATTTGTAA
- a CDS encoding M20/M25/M40 family metallo-hydrolase: MKNKLFFIFAILAINCTIEYAQTNLINRDVKISEMIKEVSATNLESYVRNMVSFGTRHTLSTRGDKEKGIGAACNWVKSEFEKFAKESNGRLTVKLDSLILEPDGRRIVRKILLTNVMATLKGTDVNDKRIFIVSGHLDSRNSEANDSTAMAPGANDDASGVSAVLELARVMSKQSFPSTIIFVAVSGEEQGLNGSAFLAKKAKDQNWEVVAMLNNDMISNSHSSETDLKDNMQVRVFSEGIPLLETDEMKKIRQSTNAESDGNSRQLARYIKEVGERYVDQLEVKLIYRNDRFLRGGDHTPFNREGFTAVRFCEMNENYEHQHQNVREENGIKYGDLPEFEDFEYAKKITSVNLAVLANLASAPQAPQNVGIVVSGLTNSTTLRWKTPQGKTPHGYFVMMRETYLPVWEKKFFTDKTEITLPYSKDNYFFAVQSVDEEGHESLPVWPLPVR; encoded by the coding sequence ATGAAAAATAAACTCTTTTTTATTTTTGCAATTCTTGCAATCAATTGTACGATCGAGTATGCACAGACAAATTTAATTAATCGCGATGTAAAAATATCGGAGATGATAAAGGAAGTCTCGGCTACAAATCTGGAAAGCTATGTAAGAAATATGGTGAGCTTTGGGACCCGTCATACTCTAAGTACGCGCGGAGATAAAGAGAAGGGAATCGGCGCTGCCTGCAATTGGGTTAAATCTGAATTCGAAAAGTTTGCCAAAGAATCCAATGGAAGGTTAACTGTTAAACTGGATTCTCTGATTCTTGAACCCGATGGGAGAAGGATTGTTAGAAAAATATTATTGACAAATGTGATGGCTACTCTTAAAGGAACTGATGTAAATGATAAAAGAATTTTTATTGTAAGCGGTCATCTTGATTCGCGCAACAGCGAAGCAAACGATTCAACTGCTATGGCTCCCGGTGCAAATGATGACGCTTCCGGAGTTTCCGCGGTTTTAGAATTAGCACGTGTAATGAGTAAACAGAGTTTCCCGTCAACAATTATTTTTGTTGCTGTTTCCGGAGAAGAACAAGGACTGAATGGTTCAGCATTTCTTGCTAAAAAAGCTAAAGATCAGAATTGGGAAGTTGTTGCAATGCTCAACAATGATATGATCAGCAACAGTCATTCCAGCGAAACAGATCTTAAAGACAATATGCAAGTGCGTGTTTTTAGTGAAGGAATTCCATTATTAGAAACTGATGAGATGAAGAAAATTCGTCAATCAACAAATGCGGAAAGCGACGGCAATTCCAGGCAACTTGCGCGTTATATTAAAGAAGTTGGTGAACGTTACGTTGACCAGCTTGAAGTAAAACTGATCTACCGCAACGACAGATTTCTACGGGGCGGCGATCATACTCCGTTTAATCGTGAAGGTTTTACCGCGGTACGATTTTGTGAGATGAATGAAAATTATGAGCATCAGCATCAAAATGTGCGGGAAGAGAATGGAATTAAATACGGCGACCTTCCGGAATTTGAAGATTTCGAATACGCCAAAAAAATTACATCGGTTAATCTTGCAGTTCTTGCAAATTTAGCATCCGCTCCTCAAGCTCCGCAAAATGTAGGAATAGTTGTAAGCGGTTTGACTAATTCAACAACACTGAGATGGAAAACGCCGCAAGGCAAAACTCCTCATGGATATTTTGTCATGATGCGCGAAACATATCTGCCGGTTTGGGAGAAAAAATTCTTTACCGATAAAACTGAAATCACCTTACCTTACTCAAAAGATAATTATTTCTTCGCGGTTCAGTCGGTCGATGAAGAAGGACACGAAAGTCTTCCTGTTTGGCCTCTGCCGGTTAGGTAA
- a CDS encoding putative Ig domain-containing protein, protein MKKLQFVFIILFFSVTISTAQTEQSILLKDGWKFKVGDNLEYAKPAFDDSQWKEIRVDKIWEEQGYDPLDGFAWYRVKVFIPSSLKEKSYLKDSLKIFLGKINNFDQSFINGKIFGINGKNVGEDTPTDTSFLNSPTILWDYNRRYTLSVNDPRILWDKENTIAVRVYDQGGQGGIYTGNSAISMVHISEYLSLDYGQVPFIFKNKTVSKSFTIKNTSDKLTLSGKFIIKAENKLNKKVIYEKYAALNLLPNTLQKFDFSLVNQDQSSYVNYIFEFAHNKEQITYREETPYILTPEPSEKPKINGAKVYGERPNKPFLYTIAATGSRPMTFDAINLPKGLAIDKKTGIITGIVSEKGETKATLIAKNKFGFAKRELKISIGATIALTPPMGWNSWNVWGLTVDQEKVLASAKVYKEKGLMNHGWTFINIDDGWEIVGNSPDAKRDEKGNILCNSKFPNMKALGDSIHALGLKFGIYSSPGPLTCGGYTATYLHELQDAQSYASWGIDYLKYDWCSYDKIAKDTSRAERIKPYQVMQDALNKVDRDIVYSLCQYGMSKVWEWGGRVDGNLWRTTGDITDTWQSMSEIGFSQIENAKYAKPGNWNDPDMLVVGWVGWGPSLHPSKLTPDEQYTHISLWSLLSAPLLIGCDLTRLDNFTLNLLTNDEVLAIDQDPLGKQATPKIKKDNIQVWVKDLEDGSKSIGIFNTGDVSQKFVLNFSEIGLDTKTKIRDLWRQKNLGEFDEKFGTIIPSHGVVLIKSSK, encoded by the coding sequence ATGAAAAAACTGCAATTCGTATTTATCATACTTTTCTTTTCAGTTACAATCTCCACAGCACAGACCGAGCAATCAATTTTATTAAAAGACGGATGGAAATTTAAAGTTGGGGATAATCTCGAGTACGCCAAACCTGCTTTCGATGATTCACAATGGAAAGAGATTCGTGTTGATAAAATCTGGGAGGAACAGGGATACGATCCACTTGACGGTTTTGCTTGGTACAGAGTAAAAGTTTTTATTCCATCTTCGTTAAAAGAAAAATCATACTTGAAAGACAGTTTAAAAATTTTTCTGGGAAAGATTAACAACTTCGATCAGTCGTTTATCAACGGAAAGATTTTTGGAATTAATGGAAAGAATGTAGGCGAAGATACTCCAACCGATACATCATTCTTGAATTCACCAACAATATTATGGGATTACAATCGACGCTACACTTTATCTGTAAATGATCCGAGAATTTTATGGGATAAAGAAAACACAATAGCAGTACGAGTTTATGATCAAGGCGGGCAAGGCGGAATCTACACCGGCAATTCAGCTATAAGCATGGTTCACATCAGCGAATATCTTTCATTAGACTACGGACAGGTTCCGTTTATTTTCAAAAATAAAACCGTCTCAAAATCATTTACTATAAAGAATACATCCGATAAACTTACACTCAGCGGTAAATTTATTATCAAAGCAGAAAATAAACTGAACAAAAAAGTTATTTATGAAAAATATGCCGCGCTTAATCTTTTACCAAATACATTGCAAAAATTCGATTTCAGTTTGGTTAATCAGGATCAATCAAGCTATGTAAATTATATTTTTGAATTTGCTCACAACAAAGAGCAAATAACTTATCGCGAAGAGACGCCATATATCTTGACTCCGGAGCCGTCAGAGAAGCCAAAAATTAACGGCGCAAAAGTTTACGGAGAGCGTCCAAATAAACCGTTCTTATATACAATCGCTGCTACAGGCTCAAGACCCATGACCTTTGATGCGATAAATCTTCCGAAAGGTTTAGCAATAGATAAGAAAACTGGAATCATTACTGGGATTGTTTCTGAGAAAGGTGAAACAAAAGCCACTTTAATTGCAAAAAATAAATTTGGATTTGCAAAGAGAGAGTTAAAGATTTCCATCGGCGCAACTATTGCACTTACGCCTCCAATGGGATGGAACAGCTGGAATGTTTGGGGATTAACGGTTGATCAGGAAAAAGTTTTAGCTAGCGCAAAAGTTTATAAAGAAAAGGGATTAATGAATCATGGTTGGACGTTTATTAATATCGATGACGGATGGGAAATTGTTGGCAATTCGCCGGATGCAAAGCGTGATGAGAAAGGAAATATTTTATGCAATTCAAAATTTCCAAATATGAAAGCTCTTGGAGACAGTATTCACGCACTCGGATTAAAATTTGGAATATATAGTTCACCCGGACCGCTTACATGCGGCGGCTATACGGCAACATATCTGCATGAACTTCAGGACGCGCAATCTTATGCTTCATGGGGAATTGATTACTTGAAATATGATTGGTGTTCATATGATAAAATTGCAAAAGATACTTCACGTGCCGAGAGAATAAAACCATATCAAGTAATGCAAGATGCACTTAATAAAGTTGACCGCGATATTGTCTATAGTTTATGCCAGTATGGAATGAGCAAAGTTTGGGAATGGGGCGGAAGAGTTGACGGTAATTTATGGCGAACAACCGGAGACATAACAGATACATGGCAGAGTATGAGTGAAATCGGATTCAGCCAAATTGAAAATGCGAAATATGCTAAACCGGGAAATTGGAATGATCCGGATATGCTCGTGGTTGGTTGGGTAGGCTGGGGACCAAGTCTTCATCCTTCGAAACTAACACCGGATGAACAATACACTCACATTAGTTTGTGGAGTTTACTCTCAGCTCCGCTTCTTATTGGATGCGATTTAACACGCTTGGATAATTTTACTCTCAATCTACTAACTAATGATGAAGTCCTCGCCATAGATCAAGATCCTCTTGGGAAACAGGCAACACCAAAAATTAAAAAAGATAATATACAGGTGTGGGTAAAAGATTTAGAAGATGGAAGCAAATCAATCGGAATTTTTAACACAGGCGATGTCTCGCAAAAATTTGTACTTAATTTTTCAGAGATTGGTTTGGATACAAAAACAAAAATCCGAGATCTGTGGCGGCAAAAAAATCTTGGTGAGTTCGACGAAAAATTTGGGACTATAATTCCTTCGCACGGAGTTGTATTAATAAAATCATCCAAGTAA
- a CDS encoding transglycosylase SLT domain-containing protein, with amino-acid sequence MKRSILFILFFSFFIHAYAQKSFSKYDDTFRKYSKRFFGPAFDWKIFKAQGIAESGLSPDAISQVGAKGIMQLMPSTFAEVQSRNPELTDVNDPEWNIAAGIYYDRTIWNCWKEIGIDPEKQRFTLGSYNAGRGTIIKARSKAKDKNLDHNSWSSIRQIAPEVPRWKHKETINYVSKIDSFYSQLLRLPEKKKPFIR; translated from the coding sequence TTGAAACGATCTATTCTATTTATATTATTCTTTTCGTTTTTTATTCACGCATATGCCCAAAAATCTTTTTCGAAATACGATGATACATTCCGGAAGTACAGTAAAAGATTCTTTGGACCGGCATTCGATTGGAAAATATTTAAAGCTCAAGGAATTGCAGAAAGCGGTCTCTCTCCAGATGCTATTAGCCAGGTGGGAGCCAAAGGTATAATGCAACTGATGCCCTCTACGTTTGCTGAAGTACAAAGCCGTAACCCGGAGCTGACCGATGTAAACGATCCCGAATGGAATATTGCAGCGGGAATTTATTATGACCGCACAATTTGGAATTGCTGGAAAGAAATTGGAATCGATCCCGAAAAACAGAGATTTACTTTGGGCAGTTATAACGCCGGACGCGGAACTATCATTAAAGCGCGGTCGAAAGCAAAAGATAAAAACTTAGACCATAATTCTTGGAGCAGTATTCGCCAGATTGCACCGGAAGTTCCGCGGTGGAAACATAAGGAAACTATTAATTATGTAAGTAAAATAGACAGCTTTTATTCGCAGCTATTACGTTTACCTGAGAAAAAAAAGCCGTTCATTAGATAA
- a CDS encoding DUF350 domain-containing protein, which translates to MEWNIVGINFLYAVLGVILMFLSYKIFDKLSPKINFEDELKKGNIAVSIFIGALFIAIALIIAGSLN; encoded by the coding sequence ATGGAATGGAATATTGTTGGAATTAATTTTCTTTACGCTGTGCTTGGTGTTATTCTTATGTTTTTATCTTACAAAATTTTTGATAAGCTCTCGCCTAAAATTAATTTTGAAGACGAATTAAAAAAGGGAAATATTGCTGTTTCAATTTTCATCGGCGCACTGTTCATAGCTATAGCATTGATAATTGCGGGTTCGCTTAATTGA
- a CDS encoding cold-shock protein, translated as MSDKVTGTVKWFNSSKGFGFISREGGDDVFVHFQAIVSDGYRSLQEGQKVEFTVTQGQKGPQAQEVKVIG; from the coding sequence ATGTCAGACAAAGTTACAGGAACCGTAAAGTGGTTCAACAGTTCTAAAGGTTTTGGGTTCATTTCTCGCGAAGGCGGAGATGATGTTTTTGTTCACTTTCAAGCTATTGTTAGTGACGGATACCGTTCACTTCAAGAAGGTCAGAAAGTTGAATTCACAGTTACCCAAGGTCAAAAAGGACCGCAGGCTCAAGAAGTAAAAGTTATCGGCTAA
- a CDS encoding methylmalonyl-CoA mutase family protein, with the protein MNLDTLKKKVQEAYNNWDNNIYQKTLSKFPERNKEFTSQSFVPVKSLYTPLDSNEEDYNGKLGFPGQFPFTRGIQPTMFRGKFWTMRQYAGFGSAKESNERYRYLLAQGQSGLSVAFDLPTQIGYDSDDPMALGEVGKVGVAIDTLADMEILFDQIPLDKVSTSMTINAPASVLLAMYIAVAEKQGVSRDKISGTIQNDILKEYFARGTYIFPPKPSMRLITNIFEFCGNEVPKWNTISISGYHIREAGSTASQEIAFTLADGIAYVEAAIKAGLDVDEFAGQLSFFFNAHNDLLEEVAKYRAARRLWAKIMKERFGAKKDKSQMLRFHTQTAGSTLTAQQTDNNIVRVTIQALAAVLGGTQSLHTNSRDEALALPTQDSVKIALRTQQIIAHESGVANTIDPLAGSYYVESLTDQIEKDAEEYIRKIDAIGGMITAIEEGYVQTEIQKAAYQFHKELERNERIVVGVNKFVDENDNPGELLRLNEQIQKNQIEFLNNVRAKRNKTEVEQKLVALKEAASSDTNLIPFIIDAVKSYASIGEICNTMRQVFGEYKERVII; encoded by the coding sequence ATGAATTTAGATACACTCAAAAAGAAAGTTCAGGAAGCTTACAATAATTGGGATAATAATATTTATCAGAAAACGCTTTCTAAATTTCCCGAACGTAATAAAGAATTTACTTCTCAGTCATTTGTCCCCGTAAAATCGCTTTACACTCCTCTTGATAGTAATGAGGAAGATTATAATGGAAAGTTAGGATTTCCCGGTCAATTCCCATTTACCCGCGGTATCCAGCCAACAATGTTTCGAGGAAAATTTTGGACAATGAGGCAATACGCCGGATTCGGATCGGCAAAGGAATCGAATGAAAGATACCGTTATTTATTAGCCCAAGGACAGAGCGGTTTGTCGGTCGCGTTCGATCTTCCGACTCAAATTGGCTACGACAGCGACGATCCGATGGCGCTTGGTGAAGTCGGGAAAGTTGGAGTAGCAATCGACACACTTGCCGATATGGAAATATTGTTCGATCAGATTCCGCTTGATAAAGTTTCAACATCAATGACTATCAACGCTCCGGCTTCTGTTTTACTTGCGATGTATATCGCAGTTGCAGAAAAACAAGGGGTCAGCAGAGATAAAATAAGCGGAACAATTCAAAACGATATTCTAAAAGAATATTTTGCTCGCGGTACTTATATTTTTCCGCCCAAACCTTCAATGCGGCTCATAACAAATATATTTGAGTTTTGCGGAAATGAAGTTCCGAAGTGGAATACTATTTCTATTTCAGGTTATCACATTCGCGAAGCCGGTTCTACCGCATCTCAGGAAATTGCCTTTACACTTGCTGATGGAATTGCATATGTAGAAGCCGCGATTAAAGCCGGGCTGGATGTTGATGAATTTGCCGGACAATTATCATTTTTCTTCAACGCACACAACGATCTTTTAGAAGAAGTAGCAAAGTATAGAGCAGCCAGACGTTTGTGGGCTAAGATTATGAAAGAAAGATTCGGAGCCAAGAAAGATAAATCTCAGATGCTTCGCTTCCACACGCAAACAGCAGGTTCAACCTTAACCGCACAGCAAACTGATAACAACATCGTTAGAGTTACAATTCAAGCATTGGCTGCGGTTCTTGGCGGAACTCAAAGTTTACACACAAATTCCCGAGATGAAGCGCTCGCCCTCCCAACTCAAGATTCGGTGAAGATCGCACTTCGTACTCAGCAAATTATTGCCCACGAGAGCGGAGTTGCCAATACTATTGATCCGCTGGCTGGTTCTTATTACGTTGAATCTCTAACAGATCAGATTGAAAAAGATGCGGAAGAATATATCCGGAAGATTGATGCAATTGGCGGAATGATAACCGCGATTGAGGAAGGATATGTTCAAACCGAAATACAAAAAGCCGCATATCAATTTCATAAAGAATTGGAACGAAATGAAAGAATTGTTGTTGGTGTAAATAAATTTGTTGATGAGAATGACAATCCCGGTGAACTGCTCAGGCTGAATGAACAGATTCAAAAGAATCAAATTGAATTTCTGAATAATGTACGTGCTAAAAGAAATAAAACAGAAGTCGAGCAAAAACTTGTTGCACTTAAAGAAGCAGCTAGTTCCGATACAAATCTTATTCCGTTCATTATTGATGCTGTAAAATCTTATGCAAGCATTGGAGAAATTTGTAATACGATGCGCCAAGTTTTTGGCGAATATAAAGAACGGGTGATAATCTAA
- the mce gene encoding methylmalonyl-CoA epimerase, producing the protein MEITHIEHIGIAVKNMEEAIKYYEEVLGLKCYLVEEVRSQKTKTAFFMVGQTKIELLESTDPLGPIGRFIEAKGEGIHHIAFAVNNLQDSLNEVAAKGIQLIDTEPKKGGDNMNIAFLHPKSTRGVLTELCEKIEK; encoded by the coding sequence ATGGAAATTACACATATAGAACACATTGGTATTGCGGTAAAGAATATGGAAGAAGCTATAAAGTATTACGAGGAAGTTCTAGGTTTAAAATGTTATTTAGTGGAAGAAGTAAGATCCCAGAAAACTAAAACAGCTTTTTTTATGGTGGGACAAACTAAGATCGAACTGCTAGAATCAACAGATCCACTTGGACCGATTGGAAGATTTATAGAAGCCAAAGGAGAAGGGATACATCATATTGCTTTTGCAGTAAATAATCTGCAAGACTCTCTTAATGAAGTTGCTGCCAAAGGGATTCAATTGATTGATACCGAACCTAAAAAAGGCGGCGACAATATGAATATCGCTTTCCTTCATCCAAAATCAACAAGAGGAGTTTTAACAGAACTCTGCGAAAAGATTGAAAAATAA
- a CDS encoding dicarboxylate/amino acid:cation symporter, giving the protein MKRHTKIFIGLVFGAVAGVACNILFPEAPALIFVQRYLSDPLGKIFLNLLIMMVIPLVFASLSLGVAQIGDLKKLGRIGFRTISYFLLVTTLAATIGLVLVNIIRPGDYLPEETKTQLLASYKGQAAEIKEATEKTEFGIQTFVNIVPRNPFTAVAKPNPDMLALIFISLIVGIALTIISKERAAPLIKLLEGINDVTVVVINIAMKLAPFGVTALIFSVTSRFGFDLLVALSMYIVTVLLGLALHQFGVFPILLKIFARYSPLKFFRKIETVMLTAFSTSSSNATLPTTISVAQDNLGIPSQITGFVLPLGATMNMNGTALFEGVTVLFLAQVFGVHLSLGVQIIVVLMSVLTAVGSAGVPSGSIPLLVIVLAMVNVPVEGIAIILGADRLLDMCRTVLNVTGDITCAAYIARSEGFELKQ; this is encoded by the coding sequence ATGAAGCGGCATACTAAAATTTTTATTGGTTTGGTTTTTGGTGCAGTGGCTGGCGTAGCATGTAACATACTGTTTCCCGAAGCACCTGCTTTAATATTTGTGCAAAGATACCTTAGTGATCCGCTTGGGAAAATATTCTTAAACCTCCTTATCATGATGGTTATCCCTTTAGTCTTTGCTAGTCTTTCATTAGGAGTAGCACAGATAGGAGACCTAAAAAAACTCGGACGAATTGGATTTAGAACAATTAGTTATTTTCTACTTGTTACAACTCTTGCTGCAACTATTGGTTTAGTCTTGGTCAATATTATTCGTCCCGGAGACTATCTGCCCGAGGAAACTAAAACTCAATTGTTAGCCTCTTATAAAGGACAGGCGGCGGAAATTAAAGAAGCTACAGAGAAAACTGAATTTGGAATTCAGACATTTGTAAATATTGTCCCGCGTAATCCGTTTACCGCTGTCGCAAAACCGAATCCAGATATGTTGGCTCTGATTTTTATCTCTTTGATAGTTGGAATTGCTCTCACAATAATTAGCAAAGAACGTGCAGCGCCATTGATTAAATTATTGGAAGGAATTAATGATGTTACGGTAGTTGTAATAAATATAGCAATGAAACTTGCGCCATTCGGAGTAACAGCATTAATCTTCAGCGTTACTTCACGTTTTGGTTTTGATTTGCTGGTTGCGCTCAGCATGTATATTGTTACAGTATTACTGGGATTAGCGCTGCATCAATTCGGTGTTTTTCCAATACTTTTAAAAATATTTGCCAGATATAGCCCGCTGAAATTTTTCCGTAAAATAGAAACGGTTATGCTTACCGCATTCTCAACCAGTTCTAGCAACGCAACATTACCAACCACAATCTCGGTAGCCCAAGATAATCTTGGTATCCCTTCTCAGATCACCGGATTCGTTTTACCGCTCGGCGCAACAATGAATATGAATGGTACAGCTCTCTTCGAGGGAGTAACGGTTCTTTTTCTTGCACAGGTTTTTGGCGTGCATTTATCCCTGGGAGTTCAAATTATTGTTGTTCTAATGAGTGTGTTAACTGCAGTCGGTTCTGCCGGTGTTCCTTCCGGTTCGATACCACTTCTTGTAATTGTGCTTGCGATGGTGAATGTTCCGGTAGAAGGAATTGCGATTATTCTTGGTGCTGACCGTCTATTAGATATGTGCAGAACAGTATTAAATGTTACCGGAGATATAACATGCGCGGCATATATTGCCCGGTCGGAAGGATTTGAATTAAAACAATAG